Proteins from one Bacteroides zhangwenhongii genomic window:
- a CDS encoding glycoside hydrolase family 57 protein has translation MRTICLYFEIHQIIHLKRYRFFDIGNDHYYYDDYANETSMNEVAERSYIPALSALIEMAKNSGGAFKVALSISGVALEQLEIHAPAVIDLLHQLNDTGCCEFLCEPYSHGLSSLANEDCFREEVIRQRNKMKQMFGKEPKVFRNSSLIYSDDIGGLVASMGFKGMLTEGAKHVLGWKSPHYVYHCNQAPSLKLLLRDFKLSDDISLRFSNSDWAEYPLFADKYISWIDALPQEEQVINIFMELSALGMAQPLSSNILEFLKALPECAKAKGITFSTPTEIVTKLKSVSQLDVAYPMSWVDEERDTSCWLGNVMQREAFNKLYSVAERVHLSDDRRIKQDWDYLQASNNFRFMTTKNTGIWLNRGIYDSPYDAFTNYMNILGDFIKRVDSLYPADVDSEELNSLLTTIKNQGDEITELEKMVEKLQAKVAKETAAKKTATKSVAKKAAAKKVEAEPKKNNRKTQKN, from the coding sequence ATGAGAACTATCTGTCTTTATTTTGAAATACATCAAATTATACATTTGAAACGTTATCGTTTCTTCGATATCGGTAATGATCATTATTATTATGATGATTATGCGAATGAAACGAGTATGAATGAGGTTGCCGAACGTTCATATATTCCTGCTCTCAGTGCATTGATTGAGATGGCTAAAAATTCGGGTGGCGCTTTCAAGGTGGCGCTTTCTATCTCGGGTGTGGCTTTGGAACAGTTGGAGATCCATGCTCCGGCAGTAATTGATTTGTTGCATCAGTTGAACGATACCGGTTGTTGCGAGTTCCTTTGCGAACCTTATTCACACGGTCTGTCCTCACTTGCTAACGAGGATTGTTTCCGTGAGGAGGTGATTCGCCAGCGTAATAAGATGAAACAGATGTTTGGCAAAGAACCGAAAGTATTCCGCAATTCCAGTTTGATTTACTCGGACGATATTGGTGGATTAGTGGCTTCTATGGGCTTCAAAGGAATGTTGACGGAAGGTGCTAAGCACGTATTGGGATGGAAGAGTCCGCATTATGTATATCACTGCAATCAAGCTCCCAGTCTTAAACTTCTGTTAAGAGATTTTAAGTTGTCGGATGATATCAGTTTGCGTTTCTCTAACTCGGATTGGGCGGAATATCCTCTGTTTGCAGATAAGTATATCAGTTGGATTGATGCGTTGCCACAGGAAGAACAGGTTATCAATATCTTTATGGAATTGAGTGCGCTTGGTATGGCTCAACCGTTATCTTCTAATATTCTGGAGTTCTTGAAGGCTTTGCCGGAATGCGCAAAGGCGAAAGGTATTACTTTCTCTACACCGACCGAAATTGTGACGAAACTGAAATCTGTATCTCAGCTTGACGTTGCCTATCCGATGTCATGGGTGGATGAGGAAAGAGATACTAGCTGCTGGTTGGGTAATGTCATGCAACGTGAGGCTTTCAACAAATTGTATAGTGTGGCGGAACGCGTTCATCTGAGTGATGACCGCCGTATCAAGCAGGACTGGGATTATTTGCAGGCAAGTAACAACTTCCGTTTTATGACTACGAAGAATACGGGTATCTGGCTGAATCGTGGTATTTATGATTCTCCTTATGATGCGTTCACTAACTACATGAATATTTTAGGTGACTTCATTAAACGGGTGGATTCATTGTATCCTGCCGATGTGGATAGCGAGGAACTTAATTCTTTGCTGACTACGATCAAGAATCAGGGAGATGAAATTACTGAGTTGGAGAAAATGGTTGAGAAGTTGCAGGCAAAGGTAGCTAAAGAAACTGCTGCTAAGAAAACGGCTACGAAATCCGTAGCAAAGAAGGCTGCTGCTAAAAAGGTTGAAGCTGAACCGAAAAAAAACAACCGGAAGACCCAAAAAAACTAA
- a CDS encoding glycosyltransferase — translation MKVLMFGWEFPPKIYGGLAVASYGITKGLSLQGDMETVFCMPKPCGEEEKFLKIIGMNQVPIVWRDVNYDYLKSRLHGGMSPEEYYSFRDHIYADFSYMHVNDLGCMEFAGGYPGNLHEEINNFSIIAGVVARQQEFDIIHAHDWLTYPAGVHAKMVSGKPLCIHVHATDFDRSRGKVNPTVYSIEKNGMDHADCIMCVSELTRRTVINEYHQDPRKVFAMHNAVYPLSQELQDIPRPDHSKEKVVTFLGRITMQKGPEYFVEAAALVLQRTRNIRFVMAGSGDMLNAMINLVAERGIADRFHFPGFMKGKQVYEVYKNSDVFVMPSVSEPFGIAPLEAMQCGTPSIISKQSGCGEILDKVIKTDYWDIHAMADAIYSICTNPSLFQYLQEEGKREVDGITWEKVGLRIRALYEDVLRNYGK, via the coding sequence ATGAAAGTTTTAATGTTTGGATGGGAATTCCCTCCGAAAATATATGGTGGTCTTGCAGTTGCTTCTTACGGAATAACTAAAGGATTGAGCTTGCAGGGTGATATGGAAACAGTATTTTGTATGCCTAAGCCCTGTGGTGAAGAAGAAAAGTTTTTGAAAATAATCGGTATGAACCAAGTGCCTATTGTGTGGCGTGATGTTAATTATGACTATCTGAAGTCACGCTTGCACGGGGGGATGTCACCAGAAGAATATTATTCTTTCCGCGACCATATTTATGCCGATTTCTCCTATATGCATGTCAATGATTTGGGATGTATGGAGTTTGCAGGAGGTTATCCTGGAAATCTGCACGAGGAAATCAACAACTTTTCGATTATTGCCGGAGTAGTAGCCCGTCAGCAGGAGTTTGATATTATCCATGCGCATGACTGGCTGACTTATCCTGCCGGTGTGCACGCCAAGATGGTGAGCGGCAAACCGCTTTGTATTCATGTGCACGCTACGGATTTTGACCGTTCTCGCGGAAAAGTCAATCCGACTGTTTATTCGATTGAGAAGAACGGTATGGATCATGCCGACTGTATCATGTGTGTGTCCGAACTGACCCGCCGTACGGTGATTAATGAATATCATCAGGATCCAAGAAAAGTATTTGCCATGCACAATGCCGTTTATCCATTGTCGCAGGAACTTCAAGATATTCCACGTCCCGATCATTCAAAAGAGAAAGTAGTTACTTTCCTCGGACGTATCACAATGCAGAAAGGTCCTGAATACTTTGTGGAGGCAGCCGCTCTGGTGTTGCAGCGTACCCGTAACATCCGTTTCGTGATGGCAGGTTCGGGTGATATGTTGAATGCCATGATCAATCTGGTTGCCGAGCGTGGTATTGCCGACCGTTTCCATTTTCCGGGATTTATGAAAGGTAAGCAGGTATATGAGGTTTATAAGAATAGCGATGTGTTTGTTATGCCTTCTGTATCAGAACCTTTCGGTATCGCCCCGTTGGAAGCGATGCAATGTGGAACGCCTTCCATTATATCAAAGCAGTCGGGATGCGGTGAAATTCTCGATAAGGTGATTAAGACCGATTATTGGGATATTCATGCGATGGCCGATGCGATTTATTCCATTTGTACCAATCCGTCTCTTTTCCAGTATCTACAGGAAGAAGGAAAGCGGGAAGTGGATGGAATTACTTGGGAAAAGGTAGGCTTGAGAATCCGTGCTCTCTACGAGGATGTGTTAAGAAACTATGGTAAATAA
- a CDS encoding glycogen debranching enzyme N-terminal domain-containing protein has translation MSYLRFDKTLMTNLEESLQREILRTNKAGAYHCTTIVDCNTRKYHGLLVIPIPNIDDENHVLLSSLDETVIQHGAEFNLGLHKYQGNNFSPNGHKYIREFDCEHIPATTYRVGGVVLRKEKIFVHHENRILIRYTLLDAHSATTLRFRPFLAFRSVREYTHENAQASREYQLVENGIKTCMYPGYPELYMQLNKKCEFHFQPDWYRGIEYPKEQERGYDFNEDLYVPGYFEVDIKKGESIVFSAGISETTTRRLKQTFEAEVADRTPRDSFYHCLENSAHQFHNQQEGEHYILAGYPWFKCRARDMFIALPGLTLAIDEIDQFEDVMKTAEKAIRNFINEEPVGYKIYEMEHPDVLLWAVWALQQYTKETSREQCRQKYGELLKDIMVFIRQRKHDNLFLHENGLLYANGTEKAITWMNSTVNGHPVIPRTGYIVEFNALWYNALRFVADLVREGGDVILADELDAQAEVTGKSFVEVFRNEYGYLLDYVDGNMMDWSVRPNMIFTVAFDYSPLDRAQKKQVLDIVTKELLTPKGIRSLSPKSGGYNPNYVGPQVQRDYAYHQGTAWPWLMGFYLEAYLRIYKTSGLSFVERQLISYDDEMTSHCVGSIAELFDGNPPFRGRGAVSFAMNVAEILRVLKLLSKYY, from the coding sequence ATGAGTTATTTACGATTTGACAAGACCCTCATGACGAATCTCGAAGAGTCTCTTCAAAGAGAAATTCTTCGGACGAACAAGGCAGGAGCTTATCATTGTACAACGATTGTTGATTGTAACACACGCAAATATCACGGCCTGTTGGTGATTCCTATCCCCAATATAGACGATGAAAATCATGTGCTGCTATCTTCTCTTGATGAAACGGTAATTCAACACGGTGCAGAGTTTAACTTGGGATTGCATAAATATCAAGGAAATAACTTCAGTCCTAACGGGCACAAGTATATCCGTGAATTTGATTGTGAACATATCCCGGCGACAACTTACCGTGTTGGAGGTGTGGTTCTCCGCAAAGAAAAAATCTTTGTACATCATGAAAATAGAATCCTGATTCGTTATACGTTGCTGGACGCTCATTCGGCGACAACTTTGCGTTTCCGGCCGTTTCTTGCTTTCAGAAGTGTACGCGAATATACCCATGAAAACGCTCAGGCGAGCCGTGAGTATCAATTGGTGGAGAACGGAATCAAGACTTGTATGTATCCCGGATATCCGGAACTTTACATGCAGTTGAATAAAAAATGTGAATTCCATTTCCAACCCGACTGGTATCGGGGAATCGAATATCCGAAGGAACAGGAACGCGGATATGACTTCAATGAAGATCTTTATGTACCCGGTTATTTCGAAGTGGATATAAAGAAAGGAGAAAGCATTGTTTTCTCTGCCGGAATTTCAGAAACGACGACTCGCAGGCTGAAACAGACATTTGAAGCGGAAGTGGCCGATCGTACACCGCGTGATAGTTTCTATCACTGTTTGGAGAACTCTGCTCATCAATTCCACAATCAGCAGGAGGGCGAACACTATATTCTTGCCGGTTATCCGTGGTTCAAATGTCGGGCGCGCGATATGTTCATCGCTTTGCCGGGACTGACACTTGCCATTGACGAGATAGATCAGTTTGAAGATGTGATGAAAACGGCGGAAAAGGCAATCCGTAACTTCATCAATGAAGAACCTGTGGGGTACAAAATTTATGAAATGGAACACCCCGATGTGTTGCTGTGGGCTGTATGGGCTTTGCAGCAATATACCAAAGAAACTTCGCGCGAACAGTGCCGCCAGAAATATGGAGAGCTTTTGAAAGATATCATGGTATTTATCCGTCAAAGGAAGCATGATAACCTCTTCCTGCATGAAAACGGACTGTTGTATGCCAACGGTACGGAGAAGGCGATTACTTGGATGAATTCTACGGTAAACGGTCATCCGGTGATTCCGCGTACGGGATATATTGTTGAATTTAATGCGTTGTGGTATAATGCGTTGCGCTTTGTGGCTGATTTGGTACGCGAAGGTGGTGATGTAATCCTTGCAGATGAACTTGATGCGCAGGCCGAAGTGACCGGTAAATCATTCGTGGAGGTGTTCCGTAACGAATATGGATATTTGCTCGATTATGTAGATGGTAATATGATGGATTGGAGTGTACGTCCGAACATGATATTTACCGTAGCATTTGATTATTCTCCTTTGGACAGGGCACAGAAGAAACAGGTGCTAGATATCGTAACCAAAGAATTACTTACTCCTAAGGGAATTCGCTCACTGAGTCCGAAGAGTGGGGGATACAATCCGAATTATGTAGGTCCGCAGGTACAGCGTGATTATGCATATCATCAGGGAACGGCTTGGCCTTGGCTGATGGGATTCTATCTGGAGGCTTACTTACGGATCTATAAGACGAGCGGACTGTCGTTCGTTGAGCGTCAGTTGATTAGCTATGATGATGAAATGACAAGCCATTGTGTGGGTTCCATTGCCGAACTGTTTGATGGAAATCCGCCTTTCAGAGGACGTGGTGCTGTGTCATTTGCAATGAATGTAGCGGAAATATTACGTGTTTTGAAGCTGCTGTCTAAATATTATTAA
- a CDS encoding TlpA disulfide reductase family protein: MKYIVINIFMLCVCLSSCRQASVFKLEADVHTNEYDSLYIYMIRPDVIFRENDQKLDSALIRNGRFSFECQVNGEPFVVKLALPPKDDHFMYGLPECNCIVETGEIKLDYTSLGVRLEGGMLNQQYDDRLLALNREIKKRNNVLVAERDSVEKSRTLNPEEMSAFNQRIGALYNELKPAHVRFVSDYIGTEVGAFFFFFYPENYYPADIYANLLALVGENYRCKAELKKEKDKEAVEHWRESVELTEIGNVYRDFICRDLAGKEVKLSDYVHPGHVTMVDFWASWCVPCVQELSFLKSLYQTYHGQGLDIVSVSLDTKRSAWEAAVKKHQIPWPQISDLKGWHGTITKDYAISAIPFIIVIDQKGKIAVRNLHDYKLENAIKELLAAKNK, translated from the coding sequence ATGAAATATATTGTAATAAACATCTTTATGCTATGTGTCTGCTTGTCTTCGTGCAGGCAGGCTTCTGTATTTAAATTGGAAGCGGATGTGCATACGAATGAATATGATAGTTTGTATATTTACATGATCCGGCCAGATGTAATTTTTAGAGAAAATGATCAGAAACTGGATAGTGCGTTGATTCGTAACGGGCGTTTTAGCTTTGAGTGTCAAGTGAATGGTGAACCTTTTGTCGTCAAATTGGCTTTGCCGCCGAAAGATGATCATTTTATGTATGGTCTGCCGGAATGTAATTGTATTGTGGAGACTGGAGAGATAAAACTGGATTATACTTCTTTGGGAGTTCGATTGGAAGGAGGAATGCTGAATCAACAATATGATGATCGCCTTTTAGCTCTAAATCGGGAGATTAAGAAAAGAAATAATGTGCTTGTGGCTGAACGGGATTCCGTAGAGAAGTCACGTACTTTGAATCCAGAGGAAATGTCTGCCTTCAATCAGCGTATCGGTGCATTGTATAACGAACTGAAGCCGGCTCATGTCCGATTTGTTTCCGATTATATAGGAACAGAGGTTGGAGCATTTTTCTTTTTCTTTTATCCGGAAAATTATTATCCGGCAGATATTTACGCTAATTTATTGGCTTTGGTAGGCGAAAATTATCGATGCAAAGCAGAATTGAAGAAGGAAAAAGATAAAGAGGCTGTGGAGCATTGGAGAGAGTCCGTAGAATTAACAGAGATTGGTAATGTCTATCGTGACTTTATTTGTAGGGATTTAGCAGGAAAAGAGGTGAAATTGTCCGATTACGTACATCCTGGTCATGTGACAATGGTTGATTTTTGGGCATCTTGGTGTGTGCCTTGCGTGCAGGAACTTTCTTTCTTGAAATCGTTGTATCAAACCTATCACGGGCAAGGATTAGATATTGTCAGTGTTTCTCTGGATACGAAAAGAAGTGCATGGGAGGCTGCTGTGAAAAAACATCAGATTCCTTGGCCGCAAATCTCTGACTTGAAAGGTTGGCATGGTACGATAACTAAAGATTATGCTATAAGTGCGATTCCTTTTATTATTGTGATCGATCAGAAAGGGAAAATTGCAGTGCGTAATTTACATGATTATAAGCTGGAGAATGCAATAAAGGAATTATTGGCAGCGAAAAATAAATAA
- a CDS encoding S41 family peptidase has protein sequence MKVILLWALLMIAGCALKAQSTPEEKLMQTLYAITNLYVDSISKEAYINHTIAEMMRKLDPFSEYLPPVQLQGNEQVLGGMTNFAGIGVEGTWKNGHFYVTFVERNGNAWKQGIRAGDEVVSVDGKTLGQLQDGQIFRLLNGEEGSVVTLQVKRGKKLLPERKIVRAYLPVSGIRTSYMIDEETGYLAISVFSKNVSNDFKKHLQGLLRQGMKNLILDIQKNEGGLFDEAVTIADELLDGTKSIVYADGVHMDRMTFQAGTKGLFEQGRLTVLVSGQTKSAAEILAGALQDWDRGVLLGSRTFGKGLIQDTFPFEDGSALRLTVARYFTPSGRSIQKVYKKEEQPFKPSSDTYKSLRTHRTLKSGGGIMPDISVQTDTMHFTQWYNMLVYSGVQKQTVRDFVVEHRMALQKKYKTFETFQRDFQGDDLLQELCRMAGEANITFSEEEYEKSKSFLTVQLKALLARDLFNENRYYYQVLNSMNPCVRKAYEILSTPSDYQMILREND, from the coding sequence ATGAAAGTAATATTATTGTGGGCACTGTTGATGATTGCTGGCTGCGCGCTAAAGGCTCAATCAACTCCGGAAGAGAAACTGATGCAAACATTGTATGCAATAACGAATCTTTATGTTGATTCAATATCTAAAGAAGCTTATATCAATCATACAATTGCGGAGATGATGAGGAAGCTGGATCCTTTTTCTGAATACTTGCCGCCTGTACAGCTGCAAGGCAATGAGCAGGTATTGGGAGGGATGACAAATTTTGCTGGAATAGGTGTGGAAGGTACTTGGAAAAACGGACATTTTTATGTGACTTTTGTTGAGAGGAATGGAAATGCTTGGAAACAAGGTATTCGGGCGGGAGATGAGGTTGTATCGGTGGACGGAAAGACGCTGGGACAACTACAAGACGGTCAGATCTTTCGTTTATTGAACGGAGAAGAGGGAAGCGTGGTTACTTTGCAAGTAAAGCGGGGTAAGAAACTACTTCCTGAACGGAAGATAGTTCGTGCTTATCTACCGGTTTCCGGCATAAGAACTTCCTATATGATCGATGAGGAAACTGGTTATCTGGCTATTTCTGTTTTTTCTAAAAATGTCTCAAACGATTTTAAAAAACACCTTCAGGGGCTACTTCGTCAGGGAATGAAAAACCTGATTCTTGATATTCAAAAGAATGAAGGGGGACTTTTTGATGAAGCGGTGACGATAGCGGATGAGTTATTGGATGGAACTAAGTCTATAGTTTATGCAGATGGCGTACATATGGACCGGATGACATTTCAAGCTGGTACTAAAGGTCTGTTTGAACAGGGGCGGCTGACAGTGTTGGTCAGTGGGCAGACTAAGTCGGCGGCAGAGATTCTGGCAGGTGCTTTACAAGATTGGGATCGCGGAGTTCTGTTAGGAAGCCGTACTTTCGGAAAAGGACTTATTCAGGATACTTTTCCTTTTGAGGACGGGTCAGCACTCAGACTGACCGTAGCACGTTATTTTACTCCGAGCGGACGTTCTATTCAAAAAGTATATAAAAAAGAGGAGCAGCCATTCAAGCCATCAAGTGATACCTACAAATCTTTGCGTACTCATCGTACTTTGAAGAGTGGAGGAGGAATTATGCCGGATATTAGTGTGCAGACCGATACAATGCATTTTACGCAATGGTATAATATGTTGGTGTATAGTGGGGTACAAAAACAAACTGTGCGTGATTTTGTGGTGGAACATCGAATGGCATTGCAGAAAAAATATAAGACTTTTGAAACTTTTCAAAGAGATTTCCAAGGAGATGATTTATTACAAGAACTATGTAGAATGGCAGGAGAGGCTAATATAACTTTCTCGGAAGAAGAATATGAGAAATCGAAAAGCTTCTTGACTGTACAGCTGAAAGCGCTTTTAGCCCGTGATTTGTTTAACGAAAACCGATATTATTATCAGGTATTAAATTCGATGAATCCATGTGTCCGGAAAGCCTATGAAATATTAAGTACCCCAAGTGATTATCAAATGATTTTAAGAGAAAATGACTGA
- a CDS encoding alpha/beta hydrolase family protein encodes MKGFICLMMLLLSGMGEAFSQKPPMKLDDCKMWRSVDQIQLSADGKWIVYNFRALYRQDLDTTYIYNVQSGETILKTGLSNFSFMGNGKLLKYEKKKEGNDSGSGRPLVYTLNLATQVEKQWPENIFLVPIAGTDMAYYVQYKAAGKIDFTFVNLLTEEEDHITGINTFGQVEANRLIYSVSDSLKSTLYLWNRGKQVRIGEVPYYITGISVPEANGCGTLTCASGYDTRFDAASIYTFDLNKRLCTKLLSYGDITGLPDGTKISSSSRLINNNTQLLIELEPTVYPQMRREADQVNLELWVWDENISPRRSFKRSGFDVSSYDKYIYDIVAGKCFSLPTKGLSSLAFPQGQEVKGCIAFDATPWYKESDWTMSPNNDVYYIGMNGSKKKLASHGKYDLSWAPDGSQALLYDPAPKAWRLINMATGDIRDLTTGKLPYPIYEEDHDYAFDASSYGVADWNMDNQSVIVYDRYDLWSIDLKNRKTPVCLTQGIGRKELITFRKAEKPVSISGGKLYLEGFDEKSKTKGLYVLEGKRLRKMAVDPHYNLVVKASTANHKVVLWTKENYGERDFWVSDLTLRNPKRVTDTNPQVKYINWGSTQLYTWTNLEGKKNEGILFLPEDYQKGKSYPVIVLFYEKMTQGLNSYRIPEYSSATIDIPWFVSNGYVVFCPDISYRIGAPYESCYNAVISGVEQLIRDGIADKERIGINGHSWGGSQTAWLVTRTNLFKCASPCSAVTDQVADYLMLRGTGQPNMYFEEDAQGRLGKTLWEDRQLYLDNSPVMHADKIHTPLLIFHGEKDTSVRVYQGMALYFAMRRLGRPAWLLNYRDVGHQMGGDAECRDFMQRLIGFFDYYLKAAPMPEWMKAESN; translated from the coding sequence ATGAAAGGATTTATTTGTTTGATGATGCTTCTTCTGTCGGGGATGGGAGAAGCATTCTCGCAGAAGCCTCCAATGAAATTGGATGACTGTAAAATGTGGCGTTCGGTGGATCAGATTCAGTTGTCTGCGGATGGAAAGTGGATAGTATATAATTTTCGAGCTCTCTATAGGCAAGATTTGGATACCACTTACATATATAATGTACAAAGCGGAGAGACAATTTTAAAAACCGGATTGTCTAATTTCTCCTTTATGGGTAATGGTAAATTGCTGAAATATGAAAAGAAGAAGGAAGGAAATGATTCCGGTTCAGGACGTCCTTTGGTTTATACGCTGAATTTAGCTACGCAAGTAGAAAAACAATGGCCTGAGAATATTTTTCTAGTTCCGATTGCGGGTACCGACATGGCTTATTATGTACAATATAAGGCAGCAGGAAAGATTGATTTTACTTTTGTCAATCTGTTGACGGAAGAAGAGGACCATATCACTGGTATTAATACTTTTGGACAGGTTGAAGCGAACCGTTTGATTTACAGTGTGTCGGATAGTTTGAAGTCTACTTTGTATTTGTGGAACAGAGGGAAACAAGTACGAATCGGAGAAGTGCCATACTATATTACAGGCATTAGTGTCCCGGAGGCCAATGGTTGCGGAACTTTGACATGTGCTTCCGGTTACGATACTCGTTTCGATGCCGCTTCTATTTATACTTTTGATTTGAATAAACGTCTGTGTACAAAGTTGCTGTCTTATGGTGATATTACCGGATTACCGGATGGGACGAAGATATCTTCTTCGTCTAGATTGATAAATAATAATACTCAACTGTTGATTGAGCTGGAACCGACCGTCTATCCACAAATGAGGAGGGAAGCGGATCAGGTGAATCTGGAACTATGGGTTTGGGATGAGAATATTTCACCCCGTCGTTCTTTCAAACGTTCCGGTTTTGACGTCTCTTCATATGATAAATATATTTATGATATTGTTGCCGGAAAATGTTTCAGTTTGCCTACGAAAGGATTGTCTTCGTTGGCTTTCCCGCAAGGACAGGAAGTGAAAGGATGTATTGCGTTTGATGCAACTCCTTGGTATAAGGAGTCCGATTGGACCATGTCTCCTAATAATGATGTTTATTATATCGGAATGAATGGTAGTAAGAAGAAGTTGGCAAGCCATGGTAAATATGATTTGAGTTGGGCTCCCGATGGAAGTCAAGCATTGCTATATGATCCGGCTCCTAAAGCATGGCGGTTGATCAATATGGCAACGGGAGATATTCGGGATTTGACAACTGGCAAATTACCTTATCCTATATATGAGGAAGATCATGATTACGCTTTTGACGCTTCTTCTTATGGTGTAGCGGATTGGAATATGGATAATCAGTCTGTAATAGTATACGATCGGTATGATTTATGGAGTATTGATTTGAAAAATAGAAAAACTCCGGTGTGTTTGACACAAGGAATTGGCAGAAAAGAATTAATTACTTTCCGTAAAGCTGAAAAACCGGTTTCTATATCGGGGGGAAAACTATATCTGGAAGGCTTTGATGAAAAAAGTAAAACTAAAGGGTTGTATGTGCTAGAAGGTAAGAGACTGCGTAAAATGGCTGTGGATCCTCATTATAATCTTGTGGTAAAAGCGAGTACGGCAAATCATAAAGTAGTGCTTTGGACGAAAGAAAACTATGGAGAGAGAGACTTTTGGGTGTCCGACTTGACGTTACGGAATCCGAAACGGGTGACAGATACTAATCCACAGGTAAAGTATATTAATTGGGGGAGTACCCAATTGTACACATGGACTAATTTGGAGGGAAAGAAAAATGAAGGAATCTTGTTTTTGCCGGAGGATTACCAAAAAGGAAAGAGTTACCCTGTGATCGTATTGTTTTATGAAAAGATGACACAAGGACTTAATAGTTATCGTATACCGGAATATAGTAGTGCGACTATTGATATTCCTTGGTTTGTAAGTAATGGATATGTTGTTTTCTGTCCGGACATTAGTTATCGTATTGGTGCACCTTATGAAAGTTGTTATAATGCGGTGATAAGCGGAGTTGAGCAACTTATAAGGGATGGAATTGCGGATAAAGAACGTATTGGTATCAACGGGCATAGTTGGGGAGGTTCGCAGACTGCTTGGTTGGTGACACGTACGAACTTGTTTAAATGCGCTTCTCCATGTTCTGCAGTAACTGATCAGGTGGCAGATTATCTGATGCTCCGCGGAACCGGGCAGCCCAATATGTATTTTGAGGAGGATGCGCAAGGACGCTTGGGCAAAACATTGTGGGAGGACAGACAATTATATCTTGACAATTCTCCGGTTATGCATGCAGACAAGATACATACTCCTTTGTTAATATTCCATGGTGAGAAAGATACGAGTGTGCGTGTTTATCAGGGTATGGCTCTTTATTTTGCTATGCGTCGTTTGGGACGTCCGGCCTGGTTGTTGAATTATCGTGATGTAGGCCATCAAATGGGAGGAGATGCCGAATGTCGTGACTTTATGCAGAGGTTGATTGGTTTCTTTGACTATTATTTGAAGGCTGCTCCTATGCCGGAATGGATGAAAGCTGAAAGTAACTAA